One genomic segment of Chitinophaga parva includes these proteins:
- a CDS encoding helix-turn-helix domain-containing protein: MVHYKTISEWFQAWQMPKPEHPLISAAKIDITRTVRNGETFSSFCDFYCIAVKRVTGGEDLHLKYGQQPYDFDEGIMSFVSPGQVTSFSVEKDAEVSHSGWHLIVHPDFLWNTPLANTIKKYAFWDYAVNESLFLSEKEEEIITGIIQNIHRETHANLDKFSKQIIISQLESLLNYAERFYNRQFITREKTNHSILDRLEKELDHYLSSGQPAIKGLPTVNDIAAQLHISPKYLGSLLRMHTGQNTQHYIHEKLIEKAKERISTTNLSMSEIAYELGFEHLQSFSRLFKAKTQRSPLEFRQSFKNQ; this comes from the coding sequence ATGGTGCACTATAAAACGATCAGCGAATGGTTCCAGGCCTGGCAAATGCCAAAGCCTGAACATCCGCTGATCAGTGCAGCTAAGATAGATATCACCAGAACGGTACGCAATGGCGAAACCTTCTCCAGCTTTTGCGATTTCTATTGCATTGCCGTGAAGCGGGTAACCGGCGGGGAAGATCTTCATTTGAAATACGGGCAGCAGCCCTATGATTTTGATGAAGGGATCATGTCTTTTGTATCGCCCGGGCAGGTGACCAGCTTTTCTGTAGAAAAGGATGCAGAGGTCAGCCATTCGGGCTGGCACCTGATCGTTCATCCTGATTTCCTTTGGAATACGCCATTGGCAAATACTATAAAAAAGTATGCGTTCTGGGATTATGCCGTAAATGAATCTTTATTCCTTTCCGAGAAAGAAGAAGAGATCATCACCGGCATCATTCAAAATATCCACCGGGAAACACATGCAAATCTCGATAAATTCAGCAAACAGATCATTATATCGCAACTGGAAAGCCTGCTCAATTATGCTGAGCGGTTTTACAACCGCCAGTTCATTACACGCGAAAAGACCAATCACAGCATTCTTGACCGGCTGGAAAAAGAACTGGATCATTATCTCAGCAGCGGCCAACCCGCTATCAAAGGGTTGCCAACGGTAAATGATATTGCTGCCCAGCTTCACATTTCCCCGAAATATCTGGGCAGCCTTTTAAGGATGCACACCGGGCAAAATACCCAGCACTATATCCACGAAAAGTTAATTGAAAAGGCCAAGGAAAGGATCTCCACAACAAACCTTTCCATGAGTGAAATTGCTTACGAACTAGGATTTGAGCATCTACAATCCTTCAGCCGGTTATTCAAAGCTAAAACACAACGCTCTCCACTGGAATTCAGGCAATCATTCAAAAACCAGTAA
- a CDS encoding NADP-dependent oxidoreductase codes for MKAIIIEAFGDPEVMKIAEVERPVPAADEILVKIYAASVNPADYIIRRGGNEGLKPLLKLPMGLGIDGAGMVEAVGGEVTRFKKGDRVYGVPNYLDGSYTEYLAAKSNQFARMPQTLNFNEAASLPACARMAWNGMVEKAKVRPGQRVLVHGAAGGIGNLALQFAKACGAYVIGTASAYNADFLRELGADEVIDYNTRKFEAVVSDMDVVFNATPTTSVDEALRLRSVPVIKEGGIFVCTHGVWPSEEFKSLLAAKNATVAMAGVDIDHYKCLTEVARLVDAGKVKPVISRIYPWEQAAMAHRDIESKHVRGKIVLEIRKAD; via the coding sequence ATGAAAGCAATCATAATTGAAGCATTCGGCGACCCGGAAGTAATGAAGATCGCTGAGGTGGAACGCCCTGTCCCGGCAGCGGATGAGATCCTGGTGAAGATCTATGCCGCCAGTGTAAACCCCGCTGATTACATCATTCGCCGCGGCGGTAATGAAGGATTAAAACCGTTACTCAAACTACCAATGGGATTAGGCATTGACGGGGCAGGAATGGTGGAAGCAGTAGGAGGCGAGGTAACCAGATTTAAAAAGGGTGATCGTGTGTATGGGGTTCCCAACTATTTAGACGGCAGCTACACGGAATACCTTGCAGCGAAATCCAACCAATTTGCACGGATGCCCCAAACGCTCAACTTCAACGAAGCCGCCTCCTTACCTGCCTGCGCACGCATGGCCTGGAACGGCATGGTGGAGAAGGCAAAGGTCCGCCCGGGGCAGCGCGTACTGGTTCATGGCGCGGCCGGCGGCATCGGGAACCTGGCCTTACAGTTTGCGAAGGCTTGCGGCGCCTACGTTATCGGTACGGCGTCGGCATACAATGCTGACTTTCTCCGGGAGCTGGGCGCTGATGAGGTGATCGACTATAATACCCGGAAATTTGAAGCGGTGGTGAGTGATATGGACGTAGTATTCAATGCAACCCCTACCACCTCGGTTGACGAAGCGCTGCGCCTCCGGTCTGTACCGGTTATCAAAGAAGGTGGTATCTTTGTATGTACGCACGGGGTATGGCCAAGCGAGGAGTTCAAGTCGCTGCTGGCCGCAAAAAATGCAACCGTTGCTATGGCAGGTGTTGACATTGATCATTACAAATGCCTGACCGAAGTGGCCAGGTTAGTGGATGCAGGTAAAGTAAAGCCTGTTATCAGCAGGATCTATCCCTGGGAGCAGGCCGCCATGGCCCATCGGGATATTGAATCAAAACATGTCCGCGGAAAAATAGTACTTGAAATCCGTAAAGCAGATTAA
- a CDS encoding helix-turn-helix domain-containing protein translates to MSKIVKLESITEFHRLLDIPGPAHPLITLLDTNGGRINLSRLPVSYVTTLYKITFIQKLGGKFRYGQGYYDFDEGSMVFTAPNQVVGNTANYKGNEGYSLIFHQDFLQGYPLASKIKQYGFFSYATNEALHLSEQERTTVSSVFNIIREELNNRIDDFSREVVIAQIELLLSYAKRFYKRQFITRHATTNDLLQQFEAQLNAYFSGEKPVYNGGLTVHYLAQQLNYTPDYLSDMLRSLTGLNAQQHIHEKMIEKSKELLLTTQLTVSEVAYQLGFEHPQSFSRLFKSKTGQSPLGFRASFN, encoded by the coding sequence ATGTCAAAAATTGTTAAACTGGAATCTATAACGGAATTCCACCGTTTGCTGGACATTCCCGGGCCTGCCCACCCACTGATCACTTTACTGGATACCAATGGAGGACGGATCAATCTAAGCCGCCTGCCGGTTAGCTATGTGACCACTCTTTACAAGATCACTTTTATCCAAAAACTCGGTGGTAAATTCAGGTATGGTCAGGGCTATTATGATTTTGACGAAGGGAGTATGGTATTTACCGCACCTAACCAGGTAGTAGGCAATACTGCTAACTACAAGGGAAATGAAGGCTACTCCCTGATCTTTCATCAGGATTTCCTGCAGGGTTACCCGCTTGCTTCCAAGATCAAACAATACGGGTTCTTTTCATACGCTACTAATGAAGCACTGCACCTTTCCGAACAGGAAAGAACAACCGTGTCATCTGTTTTTAATATCATCCGGGAAGAGTTAAATAACCGTATAGACGACTTTAGCCGGGAAGTAGTTATTGCACAGATCGAATTACTGCTTAGTTACGCCAAGCGTTTTTACAAACGCCAATTTATTACCCGGCACGCAACCACCAATGACCTGCTGCAACAATTCGAGGCCCAGTTAAACGCATACTTCAGCGGGGAAAAACCGGTATACAATGGAGGACTTACTGTGCACTACCTCGCACAGCAGCTGAACTATACACCTGACTATTTAAGCGATATGCTGCGGTCACTCACCGGGCTAAACGCGCAGCAGCACATTCATGAAAAAATGATCGAAAAATCTAAAGAACTACTCCTGACCACACAGCTGACAGTCAGCGAGGTGGCTTACCAGTTAGGTTTTGAACATCCCCAGTCCTTCAGCAGGTTGTTTAAAAGCAAGACCGGGCAATCGCCATTAGGATTCAGGGCCTCCTTTAACTAA
- a CDS encoding SDR family NAD(P)-dependent oxidoreductase: MRTGRAVNVSLDEVRTVWETNVFGVIAVTQAALPLLRKSASARIVNVSSVLGSLSWISDPQCWAREHFGIVYAASKSALNAVTLAFALELEKENIKVNAVSPGYTATALNNFQGTDTLEVGSREPVRVALETDGPTGGFTGPEGPLPW; the protein is encoded by the coding sequence ATGCGCACGGGGAGGGCCGTTAATGTATCTTTAGACGAAGTGCGCACGGTATGGGAAACCAACGTCTTCGGCGTTATAGCAGTTACCCAGGCTGCGTTGCCGCTGCTGCGCAAGTCGGCATCCGCGCGTATCGTAAATGTATCCAGCGTGCTGGGTTCATTATCCTGGATATCTGATCCCCAGTGCTGGGCGCGGGAACATTTCGGAATAGTTTATGCGGCCTCCAAAAGTGCACTGAATGCAGTTACACTGGCCTTTGCGCTGGAGCTGGAAAAAGAAAACATTAAGGTAAATGCCGTAAGCCCCGGCTACACGGCCACTGCACTAAATAATTTCCAGGGCACAGACACCCTGGAAGTTGGCTCCCGTGAACCGGTACGCGTAGCATTGGAAACCGACGGACCGACAGGAGGTTTTACAGGACCTGAAGGTCCATTGCCCTGGTAA
- a CDS encoding SDR family NAD(P)-dependent oxidoreductase, translating to MENQTTSPVSPVALVTGANQGVGNEIAKALAANGYIVYVGSRKLENGEKAASEIGANAKAIQLDVTQQQTIDAAIARIGNEYGRLDLLVNNAGISHGERLLKV from the coding sequence ATGGAAAATCAAACCACATCACCGGTCAGCCCGGTTGCACTTGTTACCGGTGCTAACCAGGGCGTTGGAAATGAGATCGCCAAGGCGCTTGCTGCCAATGGTTATATCGTATACGTAGGTTCACGTAAGCTGGAAAACGGAGAAAAGGCGGCAAGCGAAATAGGCGCGAATGCGAAAGCGATCCAGCTGGACGTTACGCAGCAACAAACCATTGATGCGGCAATAGCACGCATCGGCAATGAGTATGGGCGCCTGGACCTGCTGGTGAATAATGCCGGTATATCACACGGGGAACGTCTCCTAAAGGTGTAG
- a CDS encoding SDR family NAD(P)-dependent oxidoreductase, translated as MSGWLMKNIQEKLLQPRKSGSSDWPPAAGRQMAAPFPHFSYILPDFGYRQVTAIADICDMKNETKIKRLALVTGANQGIGLQVAKELVAAGHTVLLGSRDLAKGEAAAKEIGQGAIALQIDVTDQASINAAAAFIEKEFGYLDLLVNNAAISNTRKGDLSLLEYAKVSMASNIPLDEVRAIWETNVFGVLAVYQAMLPLVRRSAAPRIVNVSSGVGSLTLNADPNFPYRGFYSPGYAASKTALNGITLAMMNELENTNVKVNLVSPGFTSTALNKFEGTESVEEGSREVVRVALLGPEAPSGTFTRWENENIPW; from the coding sequence ATGTCAGGTTGGCTGATGAAAAATATCCAGGAAAAACTGCTGCAACCGCGTAAGTCAGGAAGTAGTGATTGGCCGCCGGCGGCGGGGCGGCAGATGGCCGCTCCATTCCCTCATTTCAGTTACATACTTCCTGATTTTGGTTACAGGCAGGTCACCGCAATTGCCGATATTTGTGATATGAAGAACGAAACAAAAATTAAACGACTGGCTTTAGTGACCGGGGCTAACCAGGGTATAGGCTTGCAGGTAGCGAAAGAATTGGTGGCTGCCGGGCATACCGTATTGCTGGGCTCACGCGATCTGGCCAAAGGAGAAGCGGCAGCCAAAGAAATTGGCCAGGGTGCTATCGCTTTACAGATCGATGTTACCGATCAGGCCTCTATTAATGCTGCCGCAGCTTTCATAGAAAAAGAGTTCGGGTATTTGGACTTGCTGGTTAACAATGCGGCTATCTCAAATACCAGGAAAGGTGATCTCTCATTGCTGGAATACGCAAAGGTCAGTATGGCAAGTAATATCCCGCTGGATGAAGTTCGCGCCATATGGGAAACCAATGTTTTTGGCGTGCTGGCAGTTTATCAGGCAATGTTGCCGCTGGTGCGCAGATCAGCCGCACCACGTATCGTTAATGTTTCCAGTGGTGTTGGTTCACTTACCCTGAATGCGGACCCAAACTTTCCGTACCGCGGCTTTTATAGTCCAGGGTATGCGGCGTCTAAAACTGCATTGAATGGCATCACCCTTGCAATGATGAACGAACTGGAGAACACCAATGTTAAAGTGAATTTAGTGTCTCCGGGATTTACAAGTACGGCGCTTAACAAATTTGAAGGAACAGAGTCAGTAGAGGAAGGTTCCCGGGAAGTGGTGCGTGTAGCCCTGTTGGGGCCGGAAGCGCCTTCGGGCACTTTTACCCGTTGGGAAAATGAAAATATACCATGGTAA
- a CDS encoding AraC family transcriptional regulator: MVNQPHRFNSLSEVHAAFGLPKPLHPLISIVNGIDHQIEVKFTAEKHVTSFYKITYTAKVSGKVKYGQGYYDFDEGGLLFAAPNQLMGGSEHNGPYSGYSLFMHPDFFLGYPLAKKIKQYGFFSYSAHEALHLSEAEKNAILTTLKSIESELTLPIDELSQDVLISQVELLLNYSNRYYKRQFITRKAVNTTLLERLETMLEDHVSRDNGMPTVQYLAEQLAISPSYLSDMLRILTGQNAQQHIHEKIIDKAKEYLTTTDLSVAEIAYKLGFEHSQSFSRLFKAKINMSPLEFRVSFK; encoded by the coding sequence ATGGTAAATCAACCGCACAGGTTTAATTCATTATCAGAAGTGCACGCGGCATTCGGTTTACCGAAGCCGCTGCACCCGCTGATCAGTATCGTTAACGGTATCGATCACCAGATCGAAGTGAAGTTTACGGCCGAGAAACATGTCACCAGCTTTTATAAGATCACTTACACTGCTAAAGTATCAGGCAAGGTGAAATACGGCCAGGGGTATTACGACTTTGACGAAGGTGGGCTGCTGTTTGCTGCGCCTAACCAACTGATGGGCGGCAGTGAACATAATGGCCCTTATTCGGGTTATAGCTTGTTCATGCATCCCGATTTTTTCCTGGGTTATCCCCTGGCAAAAAAGATCAAACAATATGGTTTCTTTTCTTACTCGGCCCATGAAGCGCTTCACCTTTCCGAAGCCGAAAAGAACGCCATTCTTACGACGTTGAAAAGCATTGAAAGCGAGTTGACCCTGCCCATTGATGAGCTGAGCCAGGATGTACTGATTTCGCAGGTCGAACTGTTGCTGAATTACAGCAACCGTTACTATAAGCGCCAGTTCATTACACGAAAAGCCGTGAACACAACCTTATTGGAAAGGTTAGAAACCATGCTCGAAGATCACGTCAGCAGGGATAATGGCATGCCCACCGTTCAGTACCTGGCGGAACAACTGGCGATTTCTCCCAGTTACTTAAGTGATATGCTCCGCATTCTGACTGGCCAGAACGCCCAGCAACATATTCATGAAAAGATAATTGACAAGGCGAAAGAATATCTGACCACTACCGATCTGTCAGTAGCGGAAATTGCGTATAAACTGGGATTTGAGCACTCCCAATCTTTTAGCCGGCTTTTCAAAGCCAAGATAAATATGAGCCCATTGGAATTCCGGGTTTCGTTTAAGTAA
- a CDS encoding DUF2306 domain-containing protein has translation MLALTQNSREVAPVKALQWAARAWFIVFFLGQVIFACYIFLLYWRSAFQGHFENWNAQAPHLYVEGAGLRNAVFALHIATAAIVSLLGPLQLLPKLRQLAPRFHRISGRFYIFFAFAIAIDGLLLAWRKGAVGGNIDHIIISINALIILTCAYYTIRYAINRELSTHQRWAVHLVLGMSGVWLFRVFLMFWLVVNQGPVGFDPDTFTGPFLVVLSIVVYVFPQVAVWGYFKAQQANLAGPKWVASIALLCITLAMLIGVFAATMGMWWPRIQ, from the coding sequence ATGCTTGCACTCACACAAAACAGCCGGGAAGTAGCACCCGTAAAGGCTTTACAATGGGCAGCCCGGGCATGGTTCATTGTTTTCTTCTTAGGGCAGGTGATCTTTGCCTGCTACATTTTCCTTTTATACTGGCGGTCGGCCTTCCAGGGACATTTTGAAAACTGGAATGCGCAGGCGCCACATTTGTATGTGGAGGGCGCTGGGCTGCGCAATGCAGTATTTGCGCTGCACATAGCAACAGCGGCTATTGTAAGCCTGCTTGGCCCCCTGCAGTTGCTGCCAAAACTACGGCAACTGGCACCTCGCTTCCACAGGATCAGCGGGCGTTTTTATATCTTCTTCGCGTTTGCCATTGCCATTGACGGGTTATTGCTGGCCTGGCGAAAGGGCGCTGTTGGCGGAAACATAGATCACATCATCATCTCCATCAATGCGCTTATCATTTTGACATGTGCTTATTACACCATCCGCTACGCCATAAATCGGGAACTGTCAACGCATCAACGCTGGGCCGTGCACCTGGTACTGGGTATGAGTGGCGTATGGTTGTTCCGCGTTTTCCTGATGTTTTGGCTGGTAGTGAACCAGGGGCCCGTTGGCTTCGATCCGGATACATTCACAGGGCCCTTCCTGGTTGTGCTTTCCATTGTGGTATATGTGTTCCCGCAAGTGGCCGTATGGGGGTATTTTAAGGCGCAGCAAGCCAACCTTGCAGGCCCCAAATGGGTGGCATCCATCGCGTTGCTATGTATCACCCTGGCAATGCTTATTGGCGTTTTTGCCGCCACGATGGGTATGTGGTGGCCGCGCATCCAATAA
- a CDS encoding Crp/Fnr family transcriptional regulator: protein MTTYYDTLFAYIARIMELPEHDKISCRETFHPLSVPRDTLLETAGKVPFYHNFIVSGYMRKYYINEKGEEVTNDLNDGPRFFTSYLHFINQTPSNEYLHCITDCQLLRISKPDADHTAETSFTQKDYTIRLFHQVQEEYRERIDDLASLTAEQRYLKFIHRSPNIVKHVPLKYIASYLGIKPESLSRIRRGIS, encoded by the coding sequence ATGACCACCTATTACGACACCTTGTTCGCTTACATCGCCCGTATCATGGAGCTGCCCGAGCACGATAAGATCTCGTGCAGGGAGACTTTTCATCCATTATCAGTACCCAGGGATACGTTACTGGAAACGGCGGGTAAGGTACCCTTCTACCATAACTTTATTGTCTCTGGGTATATGCGGAAGTATTATATCAACGAGAAAGGCGAAGAAGTCACCAATGACCTGAACGATGGCCCCCGTTTTTTTACGTCCTACCTCCATTTTATAAACCAGACACCGTCTAACGAATACCTGCATTGTATCACAGATTGCCAGCTGTTGCGCATTTCAAAGCCCGATGCAGACCACACAGCGGAGACCAGTTTTACGCAAAAGGATTATACCATCCGGCTGTTCCACCAGGTACAGGAAGAATACCGGGAGCGGATCGATGACCTGGCCAGCCTTACGGCCGAACAGCGTTACTTGAAATTCATCCACAGGTCTCCCAATATCGTGAAGCATGTACCACTGAAGTATATAGCCTCCTACCTGGGCATCAAACCAGAAAGCCTGAGCCGCATCCGCCGGGGAATTTCCTAA
- a CDS encoding serine hydrolase domain-containing protein — MKSIVLMMLVMLAFPGAHAQQSFSRVDQWLDSHADEMGGRLILVVYKDGKMIYSHAVNQMNGKQRMLARLMAERQGKQPDLNDYTEMTRQPIASCSKWLSAALVMTFIDDGKIQLTDTVGKFLPGLSKNGKGSITISDCLSHMTGILSPDLKEDLKEKRHAKNMDEIIEQIAAYPVEGAPGTVFRYSNTGLQIAGAVLEKISGKSFETLFAERITQPLGMKNTDFGKGAVALPAGGASSTPEDYIHFLTMILNKGTFKGKRILSETSIAQMQVNRITPDVRVAYAPTEAEEVGYGYGEWIMGNGTVSSPGLFGSYPWVNNEKGYCAFLMAFYLKNNGRQAKYAELRKLVDEQIR; from the coding sequence ATGAAAAGTATAGTATTAATGATGTTGGTAATGCTGGCCTTTCCCGGTGCCCATGCCCAGCAGTCGTTCTCCCGGGTAGACCAATGGCTGGACTCCCATGCGGATGAAATGGGCGGGCGCCTGATACTGGTAGTCTATAAAGATGGAAAGATGATTTACAGCCATGCTGTCAATCAAATGAATGGTAAACAACGGATGTTAGCCAGGTTGATGGCAGAGAGACAGGGAAAACAGCCCGATTTAAACGATTACACTGAAATGACCAGACAACCCATCGCTAGTTGTAGCAAATGGCTGAGTGCAGCGTTGGTGATGACCTTTATAGATGATGGCAAAATACAATTAACCGATACGGTTGGGAAATTTTTGCCAGGGCTTTCCAAAAATGGCAAAGGCAGTATCACTATTTCAGATTGCCTGTCGCATATGACAGGTATCCTCTCCCCGGATTTGAAAGAAGATCTTAAAGAAAAGCGGCACGCCAAAAATATGGACGAAATCATAGAACAGATTGCGGCCTACCCGGTAGAAGGTGCTCCGGGAACCGTTTTCCGTTATAGTAATACGGGGCTTCAAATAGCGGGCGCGGTACTCGAAAAGATCAGTGGTAAAAGCTTTGAGACTTTGTTTGCTGAGCGGATCACCCAGCCGCTAGGAATGAAAAACACCGATTTTGGAAAAGGTGCAGTGGCGCTTCCTGCTGGTGGGGCCAGCAGTACGCCGGAAGACTATATCCACTTTTTAACCATGATCTTAAACAAAGGGACCTTCAAGGGGAAAAGGATCTTATCAGAAACCAGCATTGCTCAAATGCAGGTCAACAGAATTACCCCTGATGTCAGGGTTGCCTATGCACCTACGGAGGCCGAAGAAGTAGGTTATGGCTACGGGGAGTGGATCATGGGCAATGGCACGGTGAGCAGCCCTGGCCTTTTTGGCAGCTATCCCTGGGTCAATAACGAGAAGGGATACTGCGCATTTTTGATGGCATTTTATCTGAAAAATAACGGGCGACAGGCAAAGTATGCTGAACTGAGAAAATTAGTGGATGAACAGATTAGATAA
- a CDS encoding DUF3052 family protein — translation MKTAGYSATPLAKKLGMKEGFTIRLAGQPAYYFDLFEDMPLNIQIRDDKETAKNLIHYFTKNADDLRRDIPLLKREIETNGMIWISWPKKASKIATDITEDIIRDLALSNGLVDIKVCAIDEIWSGLKLVIPVKDRV, via the coding sequence ATGAAAACAGCAGGATACTCAGCAACACCATTGGCTAAAAAATTGGGGATGAAGGAGGGATTTACAATACGGCTGGCAGGTCAACCGGCTTATTATTTCGATTTGTTTGAGGACATGCCTCTCAATATCCAGATACGCGATGACAAGGAAACAGCTAAGAACCTGATTCACTATTTCACGAAGAATGCGGACGATTTGCGCAGGGATATCCCGTTATTAAAGAGAGAAATCGAGACCAATGGTATGATATGGATCTCATGGCCTAAGAAGGCATCAAAGATTGCCACTGATATTACTGAAGATATAATCCGGGACCTGGCGCTGAGCAATGGGCTGGTTGACATCAAAGTTTGTGCGATAGACGAAATCTGGTCCGGTCTGAAATTGGTCATACCGGTAAAGGACAGAGTTTAA
- a CDS encoding DsbA family oxidoreductase, giving the protein MPNKTLAVIAVFLLTLIVVDLFGGRRTITGINQKKDNNTVKKETQKKMKIEIWSDVMCPFCYIGKRNFEAALAQFPDRENIAVEWKSFQLDPTIPEVPQHQGNIYQFVAARKGISYERSVGMHEQVARMAKDAGLEYHFDKTLVTNSLKAHRLIQFAKPKGLGEYAEERLFYAYFTEGKDLSDDAVLTELGNDIGLTNADVKEALTNPAFQHQIEADGAEANSLGAKGVPFFVIDRKYAIAGAQSGAEMLKVLQTAYTEWKKGNPALLQVTEGATCTPGNECTH; this is encoded by the coding sequence ATGCCAAATAAAACGCTTGCAGTAATTGCAGTCTTTCTTTTGACACTAATTGTCGTTGACCTATTCGGTGGGCGCAGGACTATAACCGGAATCAATCAGAAGAAAGATAATAACACCGTTAAAAAAGAAACACAGAAAAAAATGAAAATAGAAATCTGGAGCGATGTGATGTGCCCATTTTGCTATATCGGCAAAAGGAATTTTGAAGCTGCCCTGGCACAATTTCCTGACAGGGAAAATATAGCGGTGGAATGGAAAAGTTTCCAGCTTGACCCTACCATTCCTGAAGTGCCGCAGCATCAGGGAAACATTTACCAGTTTGTGGCTGCACGGAAAGGAATCAGCTATGAGCGGTCAGTTGGCATGCATGAACAGGTAGCAAGGATGGCTAAGGATGCGGGGCTTGAATATCATTTCGATAAAACGCTTGTCACTAATTCATTGAAAGCCCATCGCCTGATCCAGTTTGCAAAGCCGAAAGGCCTGGGAGAATATGCAGAAGAGCGCCTGTTTTATGCCTACTTCACAGAGGGCAAGGATCTTTCTGACGACGCAGTTTTAACAGAACTGGGGAATGATATTGGTCTGACGAATGCTGATGTAAAGGAAGCCCTTACCAACCCTGCATTTCAACATCAAATAGAAGCTGATGGGGCTGAAGCAAACAGTTTGGGGGCGAAAGGCGTTCCTTTCTTTGTGATCGATCGCAAGTATGCCATCGCCGGCGCCCAGTCTGGTGCCGAAATGCTCAAAGTACTGCAAACTGCTTATACAGAATGGAAGAAAGGCAACCCCGCTCTGCTTCAGGTTACGGAGGGCGCAACCTGTACACCTGGTAATGAGTGTACACATTAA
- a CDS encoding DoxX family protein — MQKEKRIYWIITVIGMALIVLPSYFAPREYLVESIRRMGFPGYFGLELNICKIVGAVIILIPAIPTMFKEWAHVAFGILLLSASLGHWLVDGPVKGIAPLVPFTILCASYYYFRKLNYAK; from the coding sequence ATGCAGAAAGAAAAAAGAATCTATTGGATCATTACGGTTATTGGAATGGCATTGATTGTACTTCCTTCCTACTTTGCTCCGCGGGAATATCTTGTCGAATCCATACGCAGAATGGGTTTCCCCGGTTATTTTGGTCTTGAACTGAATATCTGTAAGATCGTTGGTGCGGTGATTATCCTTATTCCTGCCATACCTACGATGTTCAAAGAATGGGCTCATGTCGCTTTCGGAATACTACTGCTTTCCGCAAGCCTGGGACATTGGCTCGTTGATGGTCCAGTAAAAGGGATAGCACCGCTGGTTCCGTTTACAATACTATGTGCATCCTATTATTACTTCAGGAAACTGAACTATGCCAAATAA
- a CDS encoding winged helix-turn-helix transcriptional regulator gives MNKKKPAPQAPDCQGQLIAIKDTMILLSGKWKIQIIGWLLLYGKVRFMDMLRGIDGIAAKMLSKELQELEQNEIVARTVMSTKPITVEYELTEHGKTLSGVIDAISTWGVSHRKFLFKKGS, from the coding sequence ATGAATAAGAAAAAGCCAGCCCCGCAAGCACCTGATTGTCAAGGACAATTAATTGCAATTAAGGACACGATGATCCTGTTATCGGGAAAATGGAAAATTCAGATTATTGGATGGCTCCTGCTATATGGTAAGGTGCGCTTTATGGATATGCTGCGAGGGATAGATGGTATTGCTGCTAAAATGCTCTCTAAAGAGTTACAGGAACTTGAGCAAAATGAAATAGTGGCCCGAACTGTGATGTCTACGAAACCGATAACTGTGGAATATGAGCTAACGGAACATGGTAAGACTTTGAGCGGGGTAATTGACGCTATTTCGACCTGGGGAGTTTCGCATCGAAAATTCCTTTTTAAGAAAGGAAGTTAG